The Sporohalobacter salinus genomic sequence TATGCGTGGTATCAAAAAACCAGGCTCTTTGACTACTACTTCAGCTGTGAGAGGACTTTTGCAGACTAATCAAGCAGCTAGAGATGAGGCTCTGAAGTTAATTAAAAGTTAAAGAGATGGGAAAAGCTGTTAATGGGGAGGGGTTAGTAATGAGTGAAGTTTATTATACGGATATGAAAGCTGAAAATAAGGAAAGTAATTTAATTAATAAATTATCAAGGCTTTTTTATAAAGCCGGTTTTGATGAAATGATTGATGAAGATGACTTATTTGGAATTAAACTTCATTTTGGAGAAGAAGGAAATACAGCTTTTATTCGCCCAGTTTATATTAGGAGATTAGTAGAAGAAATTAAGAATGCAGCAGGGAAGCCATTTTTAACTGATGCTAATACTTTATATGTAGGAACAAGGGCTAATTCTGTAGATCATTTAAATACTGCTATTGCCAATGGCTTTAGTTATTCAACTATTCAGGCTCCAATAATTATTGCTGATGGTTTATGGGGAAGAAATGTTTATGAGGTAGAGATTAATCAAAAACATTTTGATAAAGTTAAGATTGGTAGCGAAATTTGTGAAGCGGATGGTATGTTGAGTGTGGCTCACGTAAAAGGACATGAATTGACTGGTTTTGGTGGAGCAATCAAGAATGTAGGAATGGGACTTGGCAGTAGAGCAGGAAAACAGCAGATGCATGCAACTGTTACACCAGAAGTGGTGGAAGAAGAGTGTATTGTCTGTGGAAAGTGTAGTGAATGGTGTCCGGAAGATGCTTTTGAAATTGATGAAGTAAGTAGGATAGATGAGGAGAAATGTGTCGGTTGTGGTGAATGTATAGTTACTTGTCCTACTGATGCTATCACTTCTCAGATGATTGGAGATTCATTGGATGATATACAGGAACGAATGTCCGAATATGCTCTGGGAGTTGTGAAGGGGAAGGAAGATAAAGTAGGATATATTAATTTTGTCATGGATGTCACCCCACTTTGTGATTGTACAGGCTGGAGTGATAGAAATATAGTTGATGATATCGGAATTCTAGCTTCTAAAGATCCAGTTGCTATTGATCAGGCTTCTGTCGATTTAATTAATCAACAGGTGGGAAATAAAGAGAGTGCTCTCCAATGTAATCATGAACCTGGTGCAGATAAGTTTAAAGGAATAAATTCTGGTCGAGATTGGGAGACTCAATTAATTCATGCTGAAAAGATCGGATTAGGCAATAGAGAGTATGATTTAATTAAGATTGATTAAATTGAAATGTAGACAATGAAGTTTAGATAATGTATAATTGTACATGTTATATAATAATATTTATTAAAACAGCAATTTAAATTGCTGTTTTATTTTTTTAGTTAAATGTTATAATAGATATTAAAGGAGGAGTCAAAGTAATTTATGGTAGATATTGGTTTGATTAATTTAGGTTGTGCTAAGAACCAAGTAGATGCAGAAATTATGTTGGGACTTATTACTGAAGCTGGTTTTAATTTAGTTGAGGACTATGATCGAGCAGAGGTAATAATTATAAATACTTGTGGGTTTATTGATGATGCTAAAGAAGAGTCTATTGATACAATTTTGCAGTCAGCTGAATATAAAGAAAATAACTGTAAAGCTTTAATTGTAACTGGCTGTTTAGCTCAGCGTCATTCAGAAGAATTGAAAACGGAAATTCCGGAGATAGATGCAGTTTTGGGTACGGGTAACTTTGATGAAATAGTAGAAGTAATTAAAGATGCGTTAGCAGGAGAAAGTAGATTTGAAATTGTTAATCCAGAATTTGATTATCATAATAATTTGCCTCAAAAAAGAATGGGGAAGGACTATACTGCCTATCTGAAGATAGCTGAAGGATGTAATAACTGTTGTAGTTATTGTGTAATTCCTAAGTTAAGAGGGGAATTGCATAGTAGAAAGATTGAAGATATTAAAGCAGAAGTAAATGAGTTAGCTGATAAAGGAGTTAAAGAAGTTAATATTATAGCTCAGGATATTACTAAGTATGGTATTGATTTATATAGAGAGCCAAAGATAGTTGAATTATTAACTGAGTTAATGAAGATAAAAGGAATTAAGTGGTTTCGATTACTATATGCTTATCCCATAGATTTTAGTGATGAATTAATTGAAGTGATGGCTAAGCATGAGCGGATATGTAATTATATAGACTTGCCAATTCAGCATGTTGATGATAAGATTAGAAGTAAGATGGGGCGTCAGGGAAGCAAAAAGGATATTATGTCCTTGGTTCAGAAGTTAAGAGACAGAATTCCAGAGATAAGTATTAGAACTTCTTTGATTGTCGGTTTTCCTGGAGAAACGGAAGATGAGTTTGAAACTCTTTTAAACTTTGTACAGGAAGCAGAATTTGATCGCTTGGGTGCTTTTACTTACTCTCGTGAGGAGGGCACTGCTGCAGCTAAGATGTCGAATCAAGTAAAAGAAGAGATTAAAGAAGAACGCTATGAACGAGTTATGGATTTACAACAGAGAATTTCTTTAGAACGTAATCAAAAATGGATTGATAGAGAAGTTGAAGTTTTGGTAGAAGAGATACAACAGGATGGGGATAAAAGATTAGTAGTGGGAAGAACTCAGAGGGATGCACCGGAGATAGATGGCTTAGTTTATGTTGAGGATGAGGATGCAGAACCTGGAGAATTTATTAAGACTAGAATAACAGAGGCTTACGAATATGATTTAATAGGAGAGAGAGTGGAATGAATCTACCTAATAAATTAACATTATTACGGATTATATTAGTACCTATTTTTATGTTCTTTTTATTATTCAACCCTGCAGGTGAAGCTACAGTTTATACTCGTTATCTTGCTGTAGCTGTATTTACTATGGCAGCTATAACTGATGGTTTAGATGGCTATATTGCTCGCAAACAGAACTTAGTTACTAGGTTTGGAAAATTTATTGATCCTTTGGCTGATAAATTATTGATTTCTGCTGCTTTAGTAGCTTTAGTAGATATGGGAGAAATTAGTTCTTGGGCAGCGATTATTATTATCGGACGTGAATTTGCTATTACTGGTCTTAGAGTAGTAGCTGCTTCTGATGGAATAGTGATTTCTGCCAGTAAGCTAGGTAAGTATAAGACTACTTTACAGATTATTGCTATCATAGCTATCATCATTAATCTTCCATATAGTCTTGCTTTGATTTGGTTGGCTGTATTGCTGACTATTATTTCTGGACTTGATTATCTCTGGAAGGGTAGAGAAGTAATTATGCCCAATGTTAAGGAGAATAATGATGCTGAAAAAAAGAATGATTAATCTGTTGGCTACTGGATTTTATACTGGTTTAAGCCCTATAGCCCCAGGAACTGTTGGTACAATAGCAGCTTTGATTTTTGCTCTTGTCTGGATACAGAAATATACGATAAGTTTTGCTTTTATATTAATTTTTGTATGCGGAGGGACTTTAATTTCTCAGTGGGCAGAAGAGTTATATGGTGTTAAGGATGCTTCTCAGATAGTAATTGATGAGTGGGCTGGTTTTTTTATAGCCGTCTTTGGTTTAGGTGTAGATAAATTTTTATTAGCTTTTATTCTTTTTCGAATCTTTGATATATTTAAGCCCCCACCAATTAGAAACTTACAAAAGTTTCATGGAGGAATAGGAATTATGTTAGATGATATATTAGCTGGTTTAATGGCTAATATATTATTACGAGTGGCACTTAACTTTTTTTAACCAAATAGAAAATTATTATTGAACTCGGGTAACCGGGTTCTTTTATTTTGTTTAGAGAATTATAATGTAGCTAGAATGACAAGTGGATGTTATAAGTTGCCCTACCTTTTCTTCCAGTATTTACATTATCCTAACAGTTGTTACCTCGAAGAAGGTGTGTTATAATATTTATGTCGATATTGACCGAAAAAAGTAACAACCTGTAGTTAGTTAGAAGGGGGAAATAAGATAGATGAAGTTTAAAGGTATTCGATTAGAGTTTGTAGCAGTTGCCCTGGTTATTTCTTTAGTTGCCTTTTTTGGAGTAAATTATTATATGGAGAATTATCGAACAGAGACTTTATTGAACGAAGACCTTTCATCTTTTACAGAAGTAGAGAAAATTGAAATAACTAATTTAGATAAAAAGAAAGAGATAAGCATATCTTTAAATCAGGTTGATAATTTACAGAAGTTGTATCAAAAGATTAATTCTTTATTAAGCAGTTCATTAGGAAGTGGTAATTACATTATAAAGTTAGAAAATTCAGACAATAAGAAGTTGATGACAGCTTATCAGAAAATCCATTTATCAGTTTATGAATCGATTATTACTGGCCGATTTACTGATTTGGGGACTAAACTAAATGAGCTTGAAGATAGATTAGAATTAGAATCAGCAGAAGTTAGTGTAGATGAAAATAATATTTATTTAAAATTGAGTGATAGTGAAGATGAATTTTATAAAGTAATTAAGCGGAGTTATCCTGCAGAAGAAGTAGCTTTGCAGGGAGGTGAAGGTAATGGTTAAAGAGATAAGTCTAGGTATTGGGATAGCAGTTGTTATCTTTTTAGCTTTTCAAGGTATCAATTTAGTTCCAACTTTAGTCTTAATAGGAGTTGGATATTTTCTGTTTAATCTTTTTAAGAAGCAAGGATTAGGTTCAAGTAATAACTTTAATACTCATCAGAAAAGTAATAAAGAAGCTGCTGATGTTACTTTTGAAGATATTGGCGGACAGGAGACGGCTAAAAATGAAATACTGGAAGCACTTGAGTTTGTCCGTGATATAGATGATGTAAAAAGCTTGGGTATTAGACCATTAAAGGGGATTATGCTCAGCGGCCCTCCGGGAACCGGAAAGACGTTGATGGCTAAAGCAGTTGCTCGTCATATAGACTCGGCCTTTATTTCAACTTCCGGTAGTGAATTTGTAGAGATGTATGCTGGGGTAGGGGCCAAGAGAGTTAGAGAACTATTTGAAAAAGCGAAGGATTTAGCTCGCAAAGAAGATAAGACTAATGCTGTAATCTTCATTGATGAGATCGAAATTTTAGGAGGTAAACGAGGACAGAATTCCAGTCATTTAGAGTATGACCAGACTCTAAATCAGCTATTAGTTGAGCTGGATGGAATGTCGATTGATGATGAGATAAATATTTTAGTTATTGGTGCAACCAATAGAATCGATATTTTAGATAAAGCAATTTTACGTCCGGGGCGATTTGATCGAATTGTCAAAGTAGATCTTCCTGATAAAGAAGGAAGACATAATATATTAGAAATTCATACGCAGAATAAACCTTTAGCTGAAGATGTAGATTTGGAGCAGATAGCTAAGGAAACATTCAGATTTTCCGGTGCTCAACTTGAGAGTTTGGCTAATGAAGCAGCAATTATGGCCATGCGGGATGATTCAAAAGAAATTAGGTCTGAGCATTTTAAAGAAGCAATTGATAAAGTAATGATGGGGGAGAAGTTAAATCGTCGGCCGCAAGAAGAAGAACTGAAACGAGTAGCTTATCACGAAACCGGTCATGCTTTGGTTGCAGAATTTGTTAAGCCTGGTTCAGTATCTACAATTAATATTACTTCACGCGGAAAGGCTTTAGGTTATGTGCGTCACAATCCAGAGGATGATCATTACTTACAGACTCTGGATTATATTAGAGGACAGATTGCTGTCTGTATTGCTGGTGCTATTACTGAAGAGAAGATCTTAGGTAATCGTAGTACAGGAGCAACAAATGATTTTAAAAAGGCAACGGAGTTAGCTAAGAAAATTATCTTTGGTGGTATGTCTGAATTGGGAGTAGTTAGCAAGGAACATCTTACTTCTGATAAGATTCATAAAGAAATTAATAAGATTATTACTGCTGAAGAAAAGAGAGTAAATAAGTGGATAGATAGTAATCAGGAGGTAATTTTAGAAGTAGGTGAAATATTATTAGAAGAAGAGAGTATTAGAGGAGAGGAATTTAGAAAAAAATTAAAAATTGAATCAGAAATTGCTTAGAACAGATGTCAATTGACATCTGTTCTTTTTTTATTTTAAATTATATTATTTTTATTAATGTTCTTTAATTTAATACATTTTGGAATGATTGACTATAATTGGATGGATATGTTATACTAGTGTCTGATATTTATTATAGCAGATTGAACTTGCTTTTTTCAGTTTTGATTTGGTATAATTGCAACATGTTAACTAAATCTAGGAAATAGGAAAAAGGAAGGGAAGTGAATTTAGAGTATGAAAAAAGAAATAAAGCTTTTATTGATTTCTTTATTAATATTTAGCTGTTTTGTTGGTATAGCTTTAGTTAGGGGGAATAGTAAGCAGGAACTATCTATACCAGAAGTTAATTATTCTCACTTTAAGTTGGATAATGGTCTGCAAATTTATGTCTTTGAAGACCATCAAGTTCCTTTAACCAACTTTTCCATCTGGTATAAAGTTGGTTCAATTGATGAGCCAGAAAGAACAGCTGGAATATCACACTTATTAGAGCATATGATGTTTTTAGGTACTGATACATTAGAGAAAGATCAAGTACATAATTTAATAAAGTCAGTTGGTGGAATTAATAATGCTGGAACTACCTATGATTATACAAAGTATTATGAAGAGGTTCCATCAGCGAAACTAGAATTGGCTATGGCTATTGAGGCTGATCGAATGAGAAATCTACTGATTGATCCAAAAGAATTTAAACGAGAACGTAAGGTTGTAAAACAGGAAAGACGCATGAGATTAGAAAATGAAGTCTATAAGTCAGCTTTAGAAAAGATACAGGCAAAAGCCTTTACAAAATCTCCTCTAAAACACACGGTAATTGGAAGAATGGATAGCCTTAATAATATTACTGATGAAGATATACGAAATTATTATACGAGATATTATGCTCCTAATAATGCGGTTATGGTAGTTTCTGGTGATGTTAAGCCGAAAAGAGTTTATAAATTAGCTAAAAAGTATTACGGTGATTATCAGTCGCAGAAAATTAAACGTTTAGAAGTAAAGGAACCTGAACAGAAAGAAGAGAAGTCTATCAAATTAGAAAAGATGGTTAAGTTACCAATGGTAAGTATGATGTATAAGATTCCTAAAGGTAATCATCCTGATATTGTTCCAATTGAAGCGTTACTTGATATTTGGATTAATAATGCAACTTCTCGAGTTAAGACAGAATTAAAACAGAAGCAGCAGATGATTGTTCAAGCAGGAGGCTTTCCACTTACCATTCGGCGGCCGGGTTATGTTTTAGTATATGGTATGCCCATGTCCGAAAAAATGATGGATCAGGTTAAGAAGGGTATAGATCAAGAATTACATAGATTAATTGAAGAAGGAATTACTGATGAAGAATTAAAGATAGTAAAGAAAAAAGTGTTAAAAAAGAATATCTTTCAACAGAAAAAGACTTCTTCTACTGCTCGAATGGTAGCTAAGGATGTTATTCGTTATGGAAAACCTAAGTTTTATCAAAAGGAAATCGAACGATGGAAGAGTTTAACTAAGAAAGATGTAATTAGAGTAGCTAAAAAATACTTTACAGAGAATAATAGAACTGTGGGATATATAGTACCTAAAGAAGATAAGGAAGATTAATTGAGATGGGAGTGATGATGAAAATGAAGAGATCTACTCTAGCTTTAGTTTTAATTGTTATTATATCACTATTAGCAGTACAGACTTCTTATGCTGCGGTTGAGTTTGATCAAAAGTTATTTAAAAAGTTAGCTGAGAAAAAGAATAAGATACCTCAAATAAATATTCCAGATTATAAAAAAATAACTTTAGATAATGGGATGACTATTTATTTAGTTAAAAATGATAAGCTACCGATTGTTGAATTAACAGGTTATATCAAAGGTGGTAGCAGACAAGAACGAAAAGATATAAGTGGAATTTCTAACTTTATGTTTGAGATGATGAATACTGGAACTAAAAACTTATCTGAACAGGATTTTTCACGCTACAAGGAATTAAATGGAATTAACTTTGGTTTTGGTGTCAAGAAGGACTGTTTTAAGTTTAAGGGAAAAGCTTTGAGTACAGATAAGGAAGCACTTATTTCTTTAATTGCAGATATATTACAAAAGCCTAAGTTTGATGCTAATTACTTTAAGCGAATTAAGCAGGAGATGAAACGGAAGTTGGCTCAGGCTAAGACTGAGGATGACTCATTATTGAATATGTATTATTACCGGAATATATATGAGGATCATCCTTACTCTTTTAGTAATGATTTAGATTTAAGAATGGCTGCTTTAGATAATATAACTCCATCTAGCTTAAAAAAGTTTTATCATAGGAATATAGCTCCTAATAATATCGTATTAGGTGTTATTGGTGATATTGATGTAGATCAGATGGAAAAGATGCTAAAAGAACACTTTGGTGATTGGCCAAAACGAAAGGTTAAGATTAGACATCCAAAAGTTAAGACTAATAAAGATAATTACAATAAAGTAATCTTAGTCAATAAACCTAATGCAACACAAGCTACAATCATGATGGGATATAAATTTTTCAGTAGTGATTTTGAAGATAGAGTTGCTTTTAAGATGGCCAACCGTGTTTATGGTGGCGGTGACTTTAGCAGTAGATTGATGGAAAATTTACGAACAGAAAAGGGATATGTCTATAGTATTTATTCGCGTGGAAGATATCATAAGTTAGGTGGCGATTATTATATTACTACGGAAGTTAAGCCAACTAAGAGTGTTGAAACTATATCGGCAGTAAAAAAAGAAATGCTTTCTATTAAAAAAGGTAAAAACAAGATAAGTGAAGATGAATTATTTAAGATTGTAAATCGTTATAATGCTTTATTTCCCAAAACCTATAAGTCTAAACTGAGTATTTTGAATAAAGTAATTTATGATACTGAGATTAGAGATAGAGAGCCAGATTATATAAATAAATATATTCAGCAATATAATAGTTTAGATGCTGCTAAGGCACAGAAGGCGTTTAAAAAATATACTTATCCAGATAGATTCTTAACAGTGATTGTAGGTAAAAAGGATAAAATTTTACCTCAGTTTAAGGAGAAGGAGATTGATGTAGAAGTAATAGAGATAAATTAAAATCTAATATGAAAAATGGCCTACCTCATTATGAGGTAGGCCATTTTTTTATGTATTAGAAAATATTAGTTTATTAATTAGATTTTATTTTTAATTTCTAATTAGTGGTGAAAATAGATTAAATTTTATAGATTATTTTGAAGGATAATACAGAAATATGACGAAATTTATAAGATGAAGTATTATTTATGAATAGAATATGATAAGGGATTGGTAGTTTTGAATTTTAGAAGGTTTAAGTATTCTGCAATAGAGACCTTAATTTTAAATTTAATTATTTTTGGCATCTATTTCATGTTTAATCCGGCTCGAGAAGAATTTTTAACTTTGAATGTACATCCTTTGTTAATAGTTACAGCAGTTATCTCATTACGGTATGGGAATTATTTAGGTCTATTGAGTGCGACAATTGCTTCATTTACATTTGGTACTGCTTATTATTTATTAGGTAAAGATTTATATCTTTTAGTGATGGATTTTAAATATTATAAATTTTTATTAATGTTTTACTTTGCTGCTGTACTATTAGGACGATTTAGAGATAATTATGAAATGAAATTACGTAATCGGAAACGGGAATATCAACAGTTGAAAACAAATTATGATCAGCTGCAGAAGAATTATGAACAGATTGAAATGGTAAATAGTGAATTAAAGAAGCAGATTGTAGAAGCGGAGGATAGTATTTTATCTCTTTATCAGATAGCTTCTTCATTAGAAAGGTTAGATTCTGAAGAAGTTTATACAGAAGTGATGGGGGTTTTGACTAAGTTTTTGGAAGCAGAAGTGGTTTCGATCTATCTGTTAAATGATAGAGGGGATTTTTTACGTTTGAAACTTAGATTAGGAGAAGAGAGCAGGCTGCAGAATTCTATTGAACTGGAAGAGTTTTCTGCTTTGCAGTTAGTAGTTTCAGAACAGAAAGTTATAAAAAAGAGCGGCCAACATAGGAGAGATACTCCATTGCTGTCAGCTCCGATCATAAATCAAGAAGAAGTTATAGGGATAATTAATATTGAGAAGATGAATTTTAATCGAGTTACAGATTATAATTATAATTTATTTAAGATAATCATTGATTGGATTAATCAGGCTTTAGCTAGAGCTGTGTTAGTAGAAGATAGAACTAATGGAACTAAGTATCATAAAGAGACTGGAATTATGAAATATGAAGACTTTAAAGAGAGGCTTGCTGAGGAAAAAAAGCGTAAGGAACGTTATGGAATGGAGTATAGTTTATTGAAATTTAAGAATAAGGCGCTTGCTTTAGTTGATATCGATAGAAAGTTTCAACAATTAGTGAGAGGTGTCGATGTAATAAGTTATGACCAACAACAAGATATAATTTATGTTCTTCTTCCAGCGACTCCGCGTAAGTTTATACCTAAAATTGAAGATAGAATACTTGCAGTTTTTAATGAAGAAGTGGAGCGATTAGAATGATTAAAAAGAAGTACTTTTTTTATTTAATGTTAATTATTCTAGTGTCTGCTTTGTTAGTTCAAGTTTTTAAGTCAGGGAGAATAGAGAGAATTTTAAGAGTTAATCAAAAGCAAGCTAAACAGGAGTTTGAAACTGTGTCTGCGTCATTACCTGAGAAATATCAACGGGTATTAGTTGCTTATTCTCGTGAAACGGAATCAACTAATAAAATTTATCAAAATATTTATCATACTTTTCGCTTAGCCAAGATACAGGCTGAGTTTTGTAGTATAGACTCTACAGATTTAGCTGCCAAAATAGATAATTTAACTAGTAATGATTTGTTAGTAATAGCTGCTGAAGATCTTAATCGTTTGAATGAAGATAAGGTAGTTTTAAATCATGTTGCAAATGGAGGTAAGGTTGTCTTTTTAATTAGATCTTATTATCCGGAGTTTAATA encodes the following:
- a CDS encoding DUF362 domain-containing protein, producing MSEVYYTDMKAENKESNLINKLSRLFYKAGFDEMIDEDDLFGIKLHFGEEGNTAFIRPVYIRRLVEEIKNAAGKPFLTDANTLYVGTRANSVDHLNTAIANGFSYSTIQAPIIIADGLWGRNVYEVEINQKHFDKVKIGSEICEADGMLSVAHVKGHELTGFGGAIKNVGMGLGSRAGKQQMHATVTPEVVEEECIVCGKCSEWCPEDAFEIDEVSRIDEEKCVGCGECIVTCPTDAITSQMIGDSLDDIQERMSEYALGVVKGKEDKVGYINFVMDVTPLCDCTGWSDRNIVDDIGILASKDPVAIDQASVDLINQQVGNKESALQCNHEPGADKFKGINSGRDWETQLIHAEKIGLGNREYDLIKID
- the rimO gene encoding 30S ribosomal protein S12 methylthiotransferase RimO; the protein is MVDIGLINLGCAKNQVDAEIMLGLITEAGFNLVEDYDRAEVIIINTCGFIDDAKEESIDTILQSAEYKENNCKALIVTGCLAQRHSEELKTEIPEIDAVLGTGNFDEIVEVIKDALAGESRFEIVNPEFDYHNNLPQKRMGKDYTAYLKIAEGCNNCCSYCVIPKLRGELHSRKIEDIKAEVNELADKGVKEVNIIAQDITKYGIDLYREPKIVELLTELMKIKGIKWFRLLYAYPIDFSDELIEVMAKHERICNYIDLPIQHVDDKIRSKMGRQGSKKDIMSLVQKLRDRIPEISIRTSLIVGFPGETEDEFETLLNFVQEAEFDRLGAFTYSREEGTAAAKMSNQVKEEIKEERYERVMDLQQRISLERNQKWIDREVEVLVEEIQQDGDKRLVVGRTQRDAPEIDGLVYVEDEDAEPGEFIKTRITEAYEYDLIGERVE
- the pgsA gene encoding CDP-diacylglycerol--glycerol-3-phosphate 3-phosphatidyltransferase — encoded protein: MNLPNKLTLLRIILVPIFMFFLLFNPAGEATVYTRYLAVAVFTMAAITDGLDGYIARKQNLVTRFGKFIDPLADKLLISAALVALVDMGEISSWAAIIIIGREFAITGLRVVAASDGIVISASKLGKYKTTLQIIAIIAIIINLPYSLALIWLAVLLTIISGLDYLWKGREVIMPNVKENNDAEKKND
- a CDS encoding phosphatidylglycerophosphatase A, whose protein sequence is MLKKRMINLLATGFYTGLSPIAPGTVGTIAALIFALVWIQKYTISFAFILIFVCGGTLISQWAEELYGVKDASQIVIDEWAGFFIAVFGLGVDKFLLAFILFRIFDIFKPPPIRNLQKFHGGIGIMLDDILAGLMANILLRVALNFF
- a CDS encoding AAA family ATPase yields the protein MVKEISLGIGIAVVIFLAFQGINLVPTLVLIGVGYFLFNLFKKQGLGSSNNFNTHQKSNKEAADVTFEDIGGQETAKNEILEALEFVRDIDDVKSLGIRPLKGIMLSGPPGTGKTLMAKAVARHIDSAFISTSGSEFVEMYAGVGAKRVRELFEKAKDLARKEDKTNAVIFIDEIEILGGKRGQNSSHLEYDQTLNQLLVELDGMSIDDEINILVIGATNRIDILDKAILRPGRFDRIVKVDLPDKEGRHNILEIHTQNKPLAEDVDLEQIAKETFRFSGAQLESLANEAAIMAMRDDSKEIRSEHFKEAIDKVMMGEKLNRRPQEEELKRVAYHETGHALVAEFVKPGSVSTINITSRGKALGYVRHNPEDDHYLQTLDYIRGQIAVCIAGAITEEKILGNRSTGATNDFKKATELAKKIIFGGMSELGVVSKEHLTSDKIHKEINKIITAEEKRVNKWIDSNQEVILEVGEILLEEESIRGEEFRKKLKIESEIA
- a CDS encoding M16 family metallopeptidase gives rise to the protein MKKEIKLLLISLLIFSCFVGIALVRGNSKQELSIPEVNYSHFKLDNGLQIYVFEDHQVPLTNFSIWYKVGSIDEPERTAGISHLLEHMMFLGTDTLEKDQVHNLIKSVGGINNAGTTYDYTKYYEEVPSAKLELAMAIEADRMRNLLIDPKEFKRERKVVKQERRMRLENEVYKSALEKIQAKAFTKSPLKHTVIGRMDSLNNITDEDIRNYYTRYYAPNNAVMVVSGDVKPKRVYKLAKKYYGDYQSQKIKRLEVKEPEQKEEKSIKLEKMVKLPMVSMMYKIPKGNHPDIVPIEALLDIWINNATSRVKTELKQKQQMIVQAGGFPLTIRRPGYVLVYGMPMSEKMMDQVKKGIDQELHRLIEEGITDEELKIVKKKVLKKNIFQQKKTSSTARMVAKDVIRYGKPKFYQKEIERWKSLTKKDVIRVAKKYFTENNRTVGYIVPKEDKED
- a CDS encoding M16 family metallopeptidase, with translation MKRSTLALVLIVIISLLAVQTSYAAVEFDQKLFKKLAEKKNKIPQINIPDYKKITLDNGMTIYLVKNDKLPIVELTGYIKGGSRQERKDISGISNFMFEMMNTGTKNLSEQDFSRYKELNGINFGFGVKKDCFKFKGKALSTDKEALISLIADILQKPKFDANYFKRIKQEMKRKLAQAKTEDDSLLNMYYYRNIYEDHPYSFSNDLDLRMAALDNITPSSLKKFYHRNIAPNNIVLGVIGDIDVDQMEKMLKEHFGDWPKRKVKIRHPKVKTNKDNYNKVILVNKPNATQATIMMGYKFFSSDFEDRVAFKMANRVYGGGDFSSRLMENLRTEKGYVYSIYSRGRYHKLGGDYYITTEVKPTKSVETISAVKKEMLSIKKGKNKISEDELFKIVNRYNALFPKTYKSKLSILNKVIYDTEIRDREPDYINKYIQQYNSLDAAKAQKAFKKYTYPDRFLTVIVGKKDKILPQFKEKEIDVEVIEIN
- a CDS encoding GAF domain-containing protein encodes the protein MNFRRFKYSAIETLILNLIIFGIYFMFNPAREEFLTLNVHPLLIVTAVISLRYGNYLGLLSATIASFTFGTAYYLLGKDLYLLVMDFKYYKFLLMFYFAAVLLGRFRDNYEMKLRNRKREYQQLKTNYDQLQKNYEQIEMVNSELKKQIVEAEDSILSLYQIASSLERLDSEEVYTEVMGVLTKFLEAEVVSIYLLNDRGDFLRLKLRLGEESRLQNSIELEEFSALQLVVSEQKVIKKSGQHRRDTPLLSAPIINQEEVIGIINIEKMNFNRVTDYNYNLFKIIIDWINQALARAVLVEDRTNGTKYHKETGIMKYEDFKERLAEEKKRKERYGMEYSLLKFKNKALALVDIDRKFQQLVRGVDVISYDQQQDIIYVLLPATPRKFIPKIEDRILAVFNEEVERLE